In Longimicrobium sp., the genomic window AATTTTACGCCGCTGCTGCGCCGTCGCCTGCTCACCTCAATGATCGACCTGAACCTCGCCGAGGTCGCCCACCTCGTCAGGTCGTCGACGGTTCTGCTGACGTTCGACGCGTAAACGCGCCGTTCCGCACGCTCGTAAAGGACGGGTATCCGAACCGCCGCGATGTGCGAGGGCACCTCGCCGGCGCTTAGCCGCTTCGCGAGCGAGGTGATCTCACCTTCCAACTGGGCATCGTTGATCTCGGCGCAGAGCCGATAGAGCTCCATCGCCCGGCGGAGTTCCTCCACGATGTGTTGCTGTGCCTCTTTGATATCCGTTTGTAGACGCTGCTCGATCAGCGTCAGAGCGACGGACACGGAGGTGCCCGTTGCGAAGACGACAAAGCTGTCCTTGTCGTCCAGCTTGAGGAGCACGCTCGCGATCAGCGTAAGCACGACTGTCGCGAAAAAACTGATGATGGGAAACAGCGCCTTATTGGACTCCTTCACTAGCTGCCTCGTTGAACGCGACCATGGATTTTAAGAGGGTACTTTCGATCAATATCACATTCCGCCCGTTTCACCGCCAGTCCGGGGTTCGTTCATCTGCGCATGCGTTCGAGGTGCCCGCGGAGGAAGTCACGGTCGTGGAGTGATCCTGACCGTCACGTCAGGAACGAAGGGTTCGTCGCTTCAAGAACCGTTCGTTGGAGGTCACGGTATCTCGCGGGAGAGCCCGTCACGACACATGGCGGCGGGCGCGGGTCTCCGCGGACTCCACGCACAGGCAAATGAACCGAATTCTCCGATTGGCCGCGGTCGCGGTCGTGTTGATCCTCCCCCCGCGGCTGGACGCCCAGCCGGACACTCCGGTCGTGCAACCGCCCCGCGCGGCGACGGCCCGTCCCGTACAGGAGGACGCCGCCGTCATCGCGGCGACGCGGGAATTCCAGCGAAGCGGCCAGGCACGCGCCCTCCGCGTGGGTTCCTATATGGTCTATCCGTTCGGGCAGACCCAGCCGCGAGTGACGTGTGCCCCGCTGCGCGCGTGCAACATCCAGTTGGAGGAGGGGGAGCGCCCGCCCCCCGGGACCTCGGAGTTCAAGCCGTTCACTGGCGACCTCGAGCGCTGGTTCGTCGGTACGACTCCCGGCCCGCGCAATACGACGCTGGTGGTAGTGCAGCCCGCCGACTGCAACCTGACCACCAACCTCACCATCCCGACCGATCGGCGCATCTATCACCTCACGCTGGACTCCCCGCCGTGTGCCGCCCGCGACACGGCAGGGCAGAATCCCGACCTCCCATACAACCGGATCGTCCGCTTCTACTACCCGGAGGAGCTGATGCGCCGGCTTGCCGCCGACGAGGAGGCGCAGGTGCAGGAGGCCGAGGCCGAAAGCGCACGGCAGGTCCAGGTGTCGGCCACGCCGTTCGATCCGGCCTCGCTCGACTTCGCCTACTTCATGTGCCGCGACCGCGGCTATCCGTGGCGACCCGACCAGGTCTTCGCGGACGCTGAGCACACCTACATCAAGCTCCCCGCTGCGGGCGTGCCCGGAGAGGTCCCGGTGCTCTTCGAGGTGGGGCAGAGGGGAGAGCTGGTGCTGATCAACTACGCCGTGCGGGGAGGCTTCTACGTCGTTGACCGCGTGTTGCGGCGCGGTGTGCTGGTGGTCGGCACCGGGCGCGAGCGCGAGGAGCAGCGGCTGCTGATCACAAAGGATCGGAGGGAGTGCAGCCGATGAGCACCCCTCCCGAGGATCGCCCGACGGTGCCCGTGGTGGAGGACGACGCGGATGTAGGACGCTCGATCCAGGTTCAGGAAGCGAACGAGCCGAGGGTGGACGACACTCCGGTCGAGGAGGGCCCGAGGCGCAGGCTGCTGGTGGTGCTCGCGGCCGTCGTTGGGGCGCTGCTGCTCTGGCTCCTGTTCCGGTCGGTCCCCGCCGAGCCGACTCCCGGCGCCTCCGAGACCGGTGCAGAAAGCGAGGCCGTAGAGGACATCGCGAACGCGTCCGATCCGAGCTGGATGAACGCGGACACCGCGAGGCGTGTCGGCGCCGCTCCGGGCCAGGTGGTACCCCCGGTCTACGGACCCGCAGGTGCGGGCCCGGCCTATGGGCAGGTGCCGGGGGACAGTGCCGCGGTTCCACCCGGTGCCCCGGCCGCTACCCCTGACGCGGAGGCCGCGCAGGCGGAAGCGCCGGATCCGCGCCGTGAAGCGTTCCTTTCCGCCCTACGATCGAAGCCGCTGCAGAGCGGAGCGAGCTTCGGTTCCGACGCTCCGGTGCAGGCCGCCGGCTCGACCACGGGTGAAATTCCGCCGCCTCCGAGCATGGAGGAGATGCAGGCCACCGCCGAGGCGGAGGCAGTCCGGCGATCGAGCCCGTCCGCCGCTACGACCGGGTTCAGGGCCGGCGGCGCGGGAACGCCGCCGTACGTCGACTACAGCGCGCCCGAGCCGGCGCGCACCGGGTCACGCTCGTCGTACATGAACGGGGGTCTCGGCCCCGCACCGCAGGCTGCCGCCCAGCATCGAATGGCACCGCGCGCCGCCGCGGGCGACGGAGGCCAGGTGGTCATCCCGGTCGGAACCATCATCGAGGGGCAGCTCCACACTGCCGTCAACTCGGACCGCCCGGGCAACGTCGTCGGGATGGTCACCCGCAACGTGTACAACGCGACCCAGCGCGTGGTCGTGGTCCCGATGTACAGCTGGCTTTTCGGGACCTACGAGAGCGACGTCGCGGCCGGCCAGGCGCGGCTGGTTGTCCAGTGGACCGCGATTCGGTTCCCCAGCGGCGAGACGTACGACCTGCCCGCGCTTCGTGCGGGGGATCGCACCGGGGCAAGCGGCCTCCGCGGCCGCGTCAACAACCACTACGGCACGATCTTCGGCCACGCGCTGCTCTCCTCCGTGGTCGCCGGCGCGTTCGTCGGGCGGAGCGACAACGGCGACGCGGCTACTCGTTCTAGGCGTGAGGCCATCGCGGATGCCACCGCCGGGCAGCTCGGCCAGACCGCCAGCGAGGTGACGCGGAGGAACCTCGACATCAAACCCACGATCACCGTACCGCGGCTCACGCGATTCTCGATCATCCTCGATCGCGATCTGGTGTTCACTCCGCCTTCCGCCCGGTAGGCGCGCTCCCGGCCACTCAGAAAACTCACGAAGTCGATCCACGTGTCCACACCCGACGAGCTGCGTTTCAAGAAAACGCGGCATGGCCCCCCTGTGCACCCATACGCGGTGGCGGGGATGATCGTCGCCTGCGTTGCGGTGGGTTTTACCGCGGCTACGCAGTACGCCGCGGACCGTCTCGGCTACCACCCGAACCTCGGGCCGCCGCTTTACCCGGCAGACAGCTACTCGCCGTTCGTTTGCCTGGCAACGGCGATCGTCTCGGCTGCTCTCGCCGCTGCGTGCGCCCGCTCTCCGAGCACCAGGCGAGCCTCGCCGGTGCTTGGCATGGTTGCCATTGCCGGGTTTGCCGCTGCGCGCGGGCCCTTCTACGCGCCGGGGCGGGTCATCCAGTGGGGGATGGAATACCACAGGGTGACGTCGGCCGAGCCCAGCCAATGGGAGCAGCTGAGGCCCATCTTCGACGGCGCCTATCCGGTGGGCGTCGCGGCATTCTTCGTCGCGCTCTGCGCCCTTGGGTACGGGTTCTTTGGCTCGTCGGTCAAGCACGCGTCTAACGCGCACGGAACGGCAGAGTTCGGCACCGGGGCGGAACTCCTTATCGCGCCTGAAGAGGAGCTTCGCCGGAAACTCGAGCCCCGAAAGGCAGCCGAATCCGGGGTGATGGTCGGGCGGATGCCGCCACGACCGGGTGGCTGGTCAAGGCGTGGGGCGGTGCAGCCGGGCAGCCTCCTCTGGTACGACGGCCCCAGCCACATCCTCACGATGGCCCCGACGCGGAGCGGCAAGGGCGTGGGCGCCGTCGTTCCCACGCTGCTGCGCTACCCCGGCTCCGTCGTCTGCATGGACATCAAGGGGGAGAACTTCCACGTCACGCACGCCCAGCGACTTCGGGACGGTGGCGAAGTATTCGTGCTCGATCCTTTCCGCGTAACGGGTGACGATCACAGCCTCCACGCATTTGCGAACCCCCTGGATACGATAGACACGCGCGGCGTCGGGGCCAACCGAGCTCTGGACGACTGTAAGACCCTGGCCGAAATGCTCGTAGCAGAGGAGGGAAAGGAGAACAAGCACTTCTCTGACGAAGGGCGGTCCCTTCTTGCCTGCTTCATGCTCTATGTGTGCGACGAATATCACAGTGAGCGGCACGAACGCACCCTGATGAAGGTGCGTGATCTCCTCACACTGCCGGCGGAGAAATTCGCGCGGCGGCTGGAGCAGATGGCCAACAGCAACAATCCTCTCGTACAGAGAGGAGTCGCGCGGCTGCTGCAGAAGGAGGAGCGCGAGCGCACCGCGGTGATCAGCACCGCTCAGCGGGGAATCGACTTCCTCGATTCCATCCCGATGGCCAACGTGCTTGTCCCGCCTGCCGGCTCCGCGCTGGAAGAGGCGGCGGATACCGCGCATCCACGTCAGGTGAACCTCGCGCTGCTCAAAACCGATAAGCCGATGACGATCTACCTGGTCATCCCCCCGGAGGCACTGAAGACCCACGCGGCGTGGATCCGGATGATGATCGCCTGCATCAACAACATGATCACGCGCATACCTGGCCGCCCGACTCACCGCATCTTGATGCTGCTGGACGAGTTTGCGCAGCTCGGCCACATTCGCCCGGTCGTCGAGGGCATCAGCCTCGTCGGCGGATACGGGGTGCTCTTCTGGATCATCATCCAGGACCTCGCGCAGTTGAAGGGGCTGTACAAGGACAACTGGGAGACGATCTTCGCGAACTGCGACGTGAAGCAGTGTTTCGGCACCAACGACTGGAGCACGGCCGACCTGCTCTCCAAAATGACGGGCGAGACGACGGTATTCACCGAGAGCGGCTCATCCGGCAAGGGGCGCAGCTACGGCAAGAGCTCAGGGCACTCGACCAACTACGGAGAGTCCGTCTCGGAAAAGGGACGACGACTGGTCATGCCGGACGAAGTCATGCGCCTGTCGCCGAGCAAGCAGCTCCTCTTCGTGAAGGGCAGCGCGCCGCTTCTGGTCAACAAGATCAACTACCTGACCGATCCTGAATTCCGGCGCTCCGGGAACAACATGTTCGGGGCGAATCCCATGTACTCTTAGAACGCCGACGATACGTTAATCACTGGTGTGGCCCCGGGTGGTGGCGGGGAGGAGCCGACCAAGGCCATGTGAAACGCCGGTCGGCTTCGGATTTCTTGCGAACGGCGGCGGCCATATTTGCAACGGGTCGCCGAGGTTGTACGCCCATCGTGTGCGGGGACACACGGCGCAATGGAGCCCCGATCCGAGACGAGCGGAGGTGCGCGTTCCGCGACGGGCCGATCTGTCTGCAACTTCCAGTTCCTCTCCGACAAGGATGCCTTCGACAATGAAGCTACAGATGGACCTTAACCTTCTGCCGGACCTATCCACCGGCTTAATCATTCGGCGGCTGTTACAGTGACTTGGTTGGCTAATTTCGCATCGTCGAGTTGCGCGACACGTGAGCGGCTGCGCGGAGAATTTCAGGCGCTCGGCCATCAAGTCCTGGATAGGACCGCTAAGTGCGATCATCCGGCTATGGGGGGGCAACATGAAAGTCGTCGTAATCGATCCGGGGCATGGGGGTGCGGCGAAGGTCGGGAAGTCCAGCGCGAATAACGCGACCGGGCCGGGCGGCACGAAGGAGAAGACGTTGACGCTCGATCTGGGGCTGCGCCTGTTCGACGCGCTTCAGGGCCACGGCCATGAGGTGGTCCTCACGCGCGACGCCGACGTGAACCTGGACCTGAAGGACCGCGCGGCAGTGGCCGCCCACCGCAACGCGGCTGCGTTCGTGTCGTTGCACTTTAACGGGAACGCGAATCCTGCCGTCCAGGGCACTGAGACCTGGGTCCACAGCGCGGCTGGCGCCGACAGCGTCCTCCTCGCCCCAGCGTCCAGCAGCGACTGGTCGCGGCGAGCGGCTACGCGGACCGCGGCGTGCGTCGGAAGGGATTGGGCGTTCTCAGCCCGCTGTTCCACGACCTCGACACCGCCGCCTGCTTGGCCGAGGTCAGCTTCCTGACTGACCCGGCCGACGAAGCGCGGCTCGGTGGCTCCGCATACCGCGCCTCCCTCGCACAGGCGATCGCACAGGCGATCCTCGATTTCCTCAACGGCTCGTCCTCGGCCGTCACCCCGATCGACGACGGCGACCCGGACGGCGACGACGACGCCTGACCCCTCCTGCCTCCGTTCACCCGGGCTCCGGCGCCGCTGGCGTGAAGGGGACCGCCTGCGGGTCTGGCTCCGATGCTCCGCCCCGCTTCGCGCGGGCTTGGTCCAGCATTGGCTTCAGTTGCCGCCGCCGATCGCACCGGAGACGCGCACGATCCGCAGAGGCGCGTCCTCGCCGTCCGGACCGAACATCCGATCCACCAGATCGCCGCCGTGGACTGGGTCCGGGAGCGGCACCCCGCCGGCCGGCGGGGTGCGCGGCGCCTTCTGCACCTCCACGATGCGCAGGCACAGGTCCGCATTCGCGAGGCCGGCGGGGAGCGCGACGGCCTCGGGGATCTGGCACCCTCCCCCGCGCAAGGGCTCGAGCGCCACGAACCTTTCCTGCTCGCGGCCTAGCACGTCACGGATGCGCCGGGTGACCACGCCCCAGAGCTGGAACGGCTCCGGCGGCGGCGCCAGCTCCACGTCCACGTCCTTGTTCTCGTGCTCGTGCCGCAGCTGCAGCTGCACTCGGCGGCCCGCCAGCACCAGGTGGAGGTCCGCCAGCCCCACTTGCGGCTTTTCGGCTCCCTGCAGGGTGCGCACGCTGTACCGCGAGGCGTCGGGGAGGAACTGCACCCAGTACGGGAGCGTCCACTCGCTGTGGGCGGGGCTCTTCGTCCCCTGGATGCTCCTGGGCGGCAGCATCCGGCGGAAGCGGAGCTTGATGAAGTGCCAGGAGAGGTCCAGCCGCTCGCCGGTGCCCTGCAGGGTGGGCGGCGGCTCGGCCTCCAGCACGAACGACGAGTGGACGAACAGGGGCGCGTCGCTGTCGGTATCGAAGGTGTAGCCGATCGGCCCGCGCAGCTTCAGCGCGGCGCCCGCGTGCTCCACACCGTCCACCGCGGGCGCGTCCATGCTGAACCCGCGGAGGTCCCACCGCGCCGCATCCAGTCCCTCGTGGGTGAGGATCGGGTCCGCTCCCATCTCCAGCCTCCCCTCCGTCTCGCCCGTGACGGGGTCGCGGGCGATCTCGACGGAGGCCTCCAGCTTCTCGGGAAAGCCATATGCGTCGTACCACGTCTCGTTCAGCACCACGAGGAAGCCGAGCCGGGGAGGGGGAGCCGCTCTGTCCTCGCCGCGAGCCTGCCCGGCGGCCTCGGTGAGCGGCACCACGATGCGCACCAGCGGGGGCGAGACCGGCTCGCCGACGCGCGGACGGGCGCGCGCCAGCCCCCGCCGCCAGGGGTCGGGCAGATCCGGGTGGCAGTGTCCACTCTTCCCCGTGCCTGCCGCGAAGAGCGCGTCGTAGCGGCTGTAGGCGCGCACGGCGAAGCGGTAGTAGCGCGCGCGGCGGTCGCCCCCGAACTCCTCGCGGAAGAGCGGCGGGTGCGGGGGGACCCGCACCGCGCCGCCGGCGTCTCCCGGCAGCGTGACGTCGCCGCGGCTGCGACGGTAGCCCGGCGGGTCCGTGAAGCTCACCTCCGCGGCGGTGAGCAGGTAGTCGAAGGGGGTGCGGTCGCTGAAGGCCCCCACCTCCCACCGCATGGCCTCGCTCAGGGCGGGGCTCTCCGCGTCCGGGTCGGGGTCCAGGGGGGCGGGCTCCAGCGGCGGCTCCTCGCCGCCGACTCCGCGGCCGTTCCAGCGCCACAGTTGCCGCTTCAGCTCCACCTTCTTCAGCAGCGGCGCGACGTCTTCCATCCCGGGCGACGTGGGATCCAGCCGGACCGTGACGGCGCGCCCGGCCCCGTCCACCGCCACGTCCAGCGCCCTCCAGAGGTCCGTCGAGTCGGGCATCTTCGACGTGGCGCCCTCGATGAGCAGGCGCAGCGGCGAGAAGCACTGCACCGTGGCCCCCGGGATGCCGGGGTCCTCGAAGTGCTCGGCGTCGCGCAGCACAGTCGGGCCGAGCTTCGCCGTCTCGGGGACGGTGGCCCAGATGCGCAGCTCCCAGATCTCTCCCTCGGGAACGCGCACCCCCACCTCGCCGGAGCCGTTCAGATCCATCCCGGCCGGGGTCCCTTCCTCTCCGAGCATGCAGGTCACCCGCAGCGCGGGGGCCTGCTCGGCCTCGAGACCATCGAGCGCGGGTGCGGCGCGTGCCACCCGCCGCGCTGGCACCGCCATGGGGCTCCGGGCGTAGAGCGGGAAGAGCTGGAAGAAGAAGCCGTCGACGGCCGGGTCGTCGAGCGTGGCGTCGGGGGAGTTCTGGCCGCGCGGGGCGGCGGAGCGCAGGGCGTTCTCGCGGTGGACCCCCGCCCACACCTTCCGGCGCTGCTCCAGGGTGCGTTCGCCGCCGGCCACCCAGCGGTCCCACGTGAGCAGGTCCGCGGCGGGCTTGCGGACACCGAAGGTGTAGCGTCGCGCGTTGGTCTCGTCCGGCAGGGCGCGCCCGTCGTTCCAGAGCAGCGCCAGGGGCGCGTCGCCGCCCGGCTCCTCCTGCTCGCCGGGCACCGGGGGGAGCCTGTGGAGCGGGGGCTCGACTTCGCCCTTCATCCCGCCCAGGTTCCCCGCCAGATCCCGGGCGAGCGGCACGACCTCTTCGGGGTAGCGGGGGAGCGGGAGCGTTTCCATCACCGGCTTCCTCCCCTCCGCCGTGGGCGACTTCAGGCCGCCCCAGCGCACCCGTCCTACCCGCACGCGGCGGTCGTAGAGCACCTCGCGCACGTAGGAGCGGGGCGGCTTCGCGGCGTCTCCGGGAAAGGCGAAGCCGTCTGCGCCCACGATGCAGGTGGGGTCTTCGGGGTCGGCGAGCGCGGCCGGGAGGGCGCCGCCCGTGCCGATCAGGAAGGGGAGGATCTCGTAGCGCGCGCCGAAGCGGAGGGCGGGGAGGAAGGCCCACGCCGCCACCGCGCGGTCACCCTCGGAATTGCCGAGCTCGGGCGCTTTGTGCTCGAAGAGCTCGGCGTCGCCGGCCTCCGGCGCGGCGGCGGCCATCTCGACCGGCCCCGCGAGCTCCGTGGCGGGGCTGTCCGCGATCAGCGGCTGGTTGTCGTAGGTGACGAAGGCCTGCCGCAGCTCGCCCTGGTACTGCAGCCGCCAGGGCGCCACCACGTTCTCCACCGCCAGGAGGCCCTTCGCTTCGGGGAGCCTGGGACCGTAGTGGACGTCGGCCAGGTTCAGGCAGCGCCACCGCCCCGCGTCGCCGAGCCCCGGGGCGCCGGCCACCACCTCGCGCATGAGCACGCCCACGCCCGCCACCTGGCGCAGCTCGTCCGTCCAGTCGGCCTCGGCTTCCGCTTTCGTCCCCGCTTCGCTCCCGTCGAGGCCCGTGGCTCCAGCCAGCCGGGCCACCTGGATCGTCACGCCGGTGGGAGTCTCGGTCGCCGGGGGGGCGGCGTGGTGGAGGGGCGAGAGCGCACGGCTCTCGGCGAACGCGCGTCCGGTGGCGCGCAGCCACCGCGGGAGCACGGCGGGGAGTTCCGCGGGCGCCGTGCGGGGGCGGCGCCGGGCGTACTCGGCGCCGAGCGCCGCTTCGCCCTCCGCCACTCCCTCGCCCTCTGCGGGAGCGAGCCGGAACCGCGCGCGGAAATGGGCCCGCAGCCAGGCGCCGGCGCCCTCCGCCAGCGCTTCGCGCTCGCTCTCGCCCGTGGGCACCGGGCGCAGGATGCGCCCCCAGGCCGAGGCGAAGCTGGCGCGCAGCAGGCGCTCGCGCAGCCGGACCTCCGGCACCACCTCCCGCCGGAGCGGGCCGGCGACGTCCGTCCAGAACGCCTCGGCCTCGGCGCTCCCGGAGATCCCCTTCTCCTTCGCGAACCTCACCGCCCGCTCCCACTGGTGCAGGAGGAGCGCGCCGGCGACCTCCTCGCGGGCGAGGACGCTCTGCAGGTGGTCCAGCTCGTCGACGGCGCGGCGGCGTTCCCCCGCTAGGAACCGGGCCACCTCCTCGCGCTCGTCCGCCAGGATCCCGAGGCCGGCCAGCTCGGGGACCGCCTCCACCAGGAGCCGCCGCCAGCGCTCCACCTGGTCCTCATCACGTGTCCAGAAGACCTGCTCGAAGTGCTTCAGCGCGTCCAGGAACGCCTTCAGGCGGGCGTCGGACGAGGGGTCTGGCCGCAACCGGCGCAGCAGGTCCTCCGCCACGCTCCCCCGGCTGCGGGCGGGCTCCAGCGGGAGCAGTCCCGTATCCGCGGTGTCGCGCAGCGCCGCCAGCACGGCGTCGCGGTACGGCGTGCCGAGCGGCACCTGGTCGTGCTCGCGCGCGAAGTCGACCAGCCGCTGCGCCAGGTCGAACCCGTGCGCCAGGCGGGTCTCCAGCTCCACGCTCCAGTCGCCCGAGTAGGCCGACGCGTGGCCGGCCTCCTCCGGCGGCTTCTTCACCCAGTACCGCGCCACGTCGAAGAAGTCTTTCTCCGCGTCCTCCTCCTCTTCCTGCAGCGCCTTGTCCTTCCAGGGGAAGGGCGGAGAGTACGCGCGCAGGGGCGGGCCGCCCTCCCCGGAGGTGCGCTCGAGCTCCCAGGTGAAGATGCCGGTCGCCTCCAGCGGCTCGGGGTCCACTTCCGCGACCGGGGCGTGCTCGGCCAGCATGGGCGCGGCGAACAGCTCGGTGGCGTCCTCCAGCTCCGCCTCCTTCACCGTGAAGATGCAGCAGAGCGAGAGGGCCCGGGGGAGGGGCGCGGGGTAGCGCATGGCGTTGGCCAGCAGCGCGTGCCACTTCGGGCGCTCGCCGAGCGGCGACTCGGCGGTGACCGGCCTGGGCTCCCAGGTGAACGGCCCCGGGTCCTCCGCCCCCGCCTTCCCGCGCAGCCCCTCGAAGCGCTCCACCA contains:
- a CDS encoding TrbG/VirB9 family P-type conjugative transfer protein, translating into MNRILRLAAVAVVLILPPRLDAQPDTPVVQPPRAATARPVQEDAAVIAATREFQRSGQARALRVGSYMVYPFGQTQPRVTCAPLRACNIQLEEGERPPPGTSEFKPFTGDLERWFVGTTPGPRNTTLVVVQPADCNLTTNLTIPTDRRIYHLTLDSPPCAARDTAGQNPDLPYNRIVRFYYPEELMRRLAADEEAQVQEAEAESARQVQVSATPFDPASLDFAYFMCRDRGYPWRPDQVFADAEHTYIKLPAAGVPGEVPVLFEVGQRGELVLINYAVRGGFYVVDRVLRRGVLVVGTGREREEQRLLITKDRRECSR
- a CDS encoding TrbI/VirB10 family protein — encoded protein: MSTPPEDRPTVPVVEDDADVGRSIQVQEANEPRVDDTPVEEGPRRRLLVVLAAVVGALLLWLLFRSVPAEPTPGASETGAESEAVEDIANASDPSWMNADTARRVGAAPGQVVPPVYGPAGAGPAYGQVPGDSAAVPPGAPAATPDAEAAQAEAPDPRREAFLSALRSKPLQSGASFGSDAPVQAAGSTTGEIPPPPSMEEMQATAEAEAVRRSSPSAATTGFRAGGAGTPPYVDYSAPEPARTGSRSSYMNGGLGPAPQAAAQHRMAPRAAAGDGGQVVIPVGTIIEGQLHTAVNSDRPGNVVGMVTRNVYNATQRVVVVPMYSWLFGTYESDVAAGQARLVVQWTAIRFPSGETYDLPALRAGDRTGASGLRGRVNNHYGTIFGHALLSSVVAGAFVGRSDNGDAATRSRREAIADATAGQLGQTASEVTRRNLDIKPTITVPRLTRFSIILDRDLVFTPPSAR
- a CDS encoding type IV secretory system conjugative DNA transfer family protein is translated as MSTPDELRFKKTRHGPPVHPYAVAGMIVACVAVGFTAATQYAADRLGYHPNLGPPLYPADSYSPFVCLATAIVSAALAAACARSPSTRRASPVLGMVAIAGFAAARGPFYAPGRVIQWGMEYHRVTSAEPSQWEQLRPIFDGAYPVGVAAFFVALCALGYGFFGSSVKHASNAHGTAEFGTGAELLIAPEEELRRKLEPRKAAESGVMVGRMPPRPGGWSRRGAVQPGSLLWYDGPSHILTMAPTRSGKGVGAVVPTLLRYPGSVVCMDIKGENFHVTHAQRLRDGGEVFVLDPFRVTGDDHSLHAFANPLDTIDTRGVGANRALDDCKTLAEMLVAEEGKENKHFSDEGRSLLACFMLYVCDEYHSERHERTLMKVRDLLTLPAEKFARRLEQMANSNNPLVQRGVARLLQKEERERTAVISTAQRGIDFLDSIPMANVLVPPAGSALEEAADTAHPRQVNLALLKTDKPMTIYLVIPPEALKTHAAWIRMMIACINNMITRIPGRPTHRILMLLDEFAQLGHIRPVVEGISLVGGYGVLFWIIIQDLAQLKGLYKDNWETIFANCDVKQCFGTNDWSTADLLSKMTGETTVFTESGSSGKGRSYGKSSGHSTNYGESVSEKGRRLVMPDEVMRLSPSKQLLFVKGSAPLLVNKINYLTDPEFRRSGNNMFGANPMYS